From a region of the Cyprinus carpio isolate SPL01 chromosome A18, ASM1834038v1, whole genome shotgun sequence genome:
- the LOC109078033 gene encoding galaxin-like isoform X1, protein MEINRSAACVVTVLCICATSAAQGFCHNDKGSHSNAGFSGQMEGSHHLHCCGNVSYKISESSCCNGNVTLGLSQLVADCCDSVSYNPLNEICCNGSILTRSSTHMKCCGKAMYLTTTHLCCGGDKIFEWKENHSCCGNETYDMTTHCCCTNLNLKVKPYNDTCCPKATDSDKKTKCQQGSLPTCTLPKVSELKCGSEPYNPQEKICCSGNLYKKASALTKCCGKDVYTLSDDNVLCCNGILHLNVPEQSECVGGVIYAPPNTICQMSARPRLGEHCCGGQTFNPRTHICCNGHSHNKTNGNYCCGSEVYDLHNQLLRCCSGHLYNLTRLSGEAECCGNHLLEYNNNQICCSSSTNAIIYDTKPNHRCCGHYYYNTSLWSCCAEHLKPTPKPDSSPAEYRLKPLMDLIPEMCNKTMFFGKVESLALENDQRHVVLKVVWQVNMKSEKVIKDPWLHVSLDHCSSPATESGMTYLWEENHDRKYKLLSHPVDLTSDMQLLYAVCYHKKG, encoded by the exons ATGGAGATCAACAGATCAGCTGCAT GTGTAGTGACAGTATTGTGTATTTGTGCCACATCCGCTGCACAAG GATTTTGCCATAATGACAAAGGGAGCCA CAGCAATGCAGGTTTCAGTGGACAGATGGAAGGCAGCCATCATCTGCACTGTTGTGGAAATGTGTCGTACAAGATCTCAGAAAGTTCCTGCTGTAATG GAAATGTAACTCTGGGATTAAGCCAGCTGGTGGCTGACTGCTGTGATTCTGTATCTTACAATCCCCTTAACGAGATTTGCTGTAATGGCAGCATACTGACACGAAGCAGCACTCACATGAAATGCTGTGGCAAAG CCATGTACCTGACAACGACTCATTTGTGTTGTGGTGGTGACAAAATATTTGAATGGAAGGAAAATCATTCTTGTTGTGGCAATGAAACATATGACATGACAACCCACTGCTGCTGCACTAACCTTAATCTAAAAGTAAAGCCTTATAATGACACTTGCTGTCCAAAAGCAACAG attctgataaaaaaacaaaatgccaaCAAGGCTCCCTTCCCACCTG CACACTCCCCAAAGTCTCAG AATTGAAGTGTGGGTCTGAACCTTACAATCCCCAGGAAAAAATATGTTGCTCAGGGAATCTGTATAAGAAGGCATCAGCACTTACTAAG TGCTGTGGCAAAGATGTTTACACTCTGTCAGATGACAATGTGCTGTGCTGTAATGGAATCCTTCATCTCAATGTGCCTGAGCAGTCAGAGTGTGTTGGAGGTGTTATATATGCTCCACCAAACACTATTTGCCAAATGTCTGCTCGCCCCCGTCTTGGTGAGCACTGCTGTGGAGGACAAACCTTCAATCCTCGCACACATATTTGCTGTAACGGACACAG cCACAACAAAACGAATGGCAATTATTGTTGTGGTTCAGAAGTCTATGACCTCCACAACCAGTTGTTGAGATGCTGCTCAGGTCATCTCTACAACCTAACACGTTTAAGTGGGGAAGCAGAGTGCTGTGGAAACCATCTGCTGGAATATAATAACAATCAGATTTGTTGTTCATCCTCAACCAATGCTATAATTTATGACACCAAACCAAACCACCGTTGCTGTGGGCATTACTACTACAACACATCCCTGTGGAGCTGCTGTGCTGAACATCTCAAACCAACACCAAAGCCTGACAGCTCTCCTGCAGAATACAGGCTTAAACCACTAATGGACCTGATCCCTGAAATGTGCAATAAAACAA tGTTCTTTGGCAAAGTGGAGAGTTTGGCACTTGAAAATGATCAGCGTCATGTGGTGTTGAAAGTTGTGTGGCaggtcaacatgaaatcagaaaagGTCATCAAAGACCCATGGCTTCATGTGTCCCTGGATCACTGCAGCTCTCCTGCCACAGAGAGCGGCATGACCTACCTTTGGGAGGAAAACCATGATAGGAAGTACAAGCTTCTCTCTCACCCTGTTGACCTAACCTCTGACATGCAACTGTTATATGCTGTATGTTACCATAAAAAGGGATAA
- the LOC109078033 gene encoding galaxin-like isoform X2 — translation MEINRSAACVVTVLCICATSAAQGFCHNDKGSHNAGFSGQMEGSHHLHCCGNVSYKISESSCCNGNVTLGLSQLVADCCDSVSYNPLNEICCNGSILTRSSTHMKCCGKAMYLTTTHLCCGGDKIFEWKENHSCCGNETYDMTTHCCCTNLNLKVKPYNDTCCPKATDSDKKTKCQQGSLPTCTLPKVSELKCGSEPYNPQEKICCSGNLYKKASALTKCCGKDVYTLSDDNVLCCNGILHLNVPEQSECVGGVIYAPPNTICQMSARPRLGEHCCGGQTFNPRTHICCNGHSHNKTNGNYCCGSEVYDLHNQLLRCCSGHLYNLTRLSGEAECCGNHLLEYNNNQICCSSSTNAIIYDTKPNHRCCGHYYYNTSLWSCCAEHLKPTPKPDSSPAEYRLKPLMDLIPEMCNKTMFFGKVESLALENDQRHVVLKVVWQVNMKSEKVIKDPWLHVSLDHCSSPATESGMTYLWEENHDRKYKLLSHPVDLTSDMQLLYAVCYHKKG, via the exons ATGGAGATCAACAGATCAGCTGCAT GTGTAGTGACAGTATTGTGTATTTGTGCCACATCCGCTGCACAAG GATTTTGCCATAATGACAAAGGGAGCCA CAATGCAGGTTTCAGTGGACAGATGGAAGGCAGCCATCATCTGCACTGTTGTGGAAATGTGTCGTACAAGATCTCAGAAAGTTCCTGCTGTAATG GAAATGTAACTCTGGGATTAAGCCAGCTGGTGGCTGACTGCTGTGATTCTGTATCTTACAATCCCCTTAACGAGATTTGCTGTAATGGCAGCATACTGACACGAAGCAGCACTCACATGAAATGCTGTGGCAAAG CCATGTACCTGACAACGACTCATTTGTGTTGTGGTGGTGACAAAATATTTGAATGGAAGGAAAATCATTCTTGTTGTGGCAATGAAACATATGACATGACAACCCACTGCTGCTGCACTAACCTTAATCTAAAAGTAAAGCCTTATAATGACACTTGCTGTCCAAAAGCAACAG attctgataaaaaaacaaaatgccaaCAAGGCTCCCTTCCCACCTG CACACTCCCCAAAGTCTCAG AATTGAAGTGTGGGTCTGAACCTTACAATCCCCAGGAAAAAATATGTTGCTCAGGGAATCTGTATAAGAAGGCATCAGCACTTACTAAG TGCTGTGGCAAAGATGTTTACACTCTGTCAGATGACAATGTGCTGTGCTGTAATGGAATCCTTCATCTCAATGTGCCTGAGCAGTCAGAGTGTGTTGGAGGTGTTATATATGCTCCACCAAACACTATTTGCCAAATGTCTGCTCGCCCCCGTCTTGGTGAGCACTGCTGTGGAGGACAAACCTTCAATCCTCGCACACATATTTGCTGTAACGGACACAG cCACAACAAAACGAATGGCAATTATTGTTGTGGTTCAGAAGTCTATGACCTCCACAACCAGTTGTTGAGATGCTGCTCAGGTCATCTCTACAACCTAACACGTTTAAGTGGGGAAGCAGAGTGCTGTGGAAACCATCTGCTGGAATATAATAACAATCAGATTTGTTGTTCATCCTCAACCAATGCTATAATTTATGACACCAAACCAAACCACCGTTGCTGTGGGCATTACTACTACAACACATCCCTGTGGAGCTGCTGTGCTGAACATCTCAAACCAACACCAAAGCCTGACAGCTCTCCTGCAGAATACAGGCTTAAACCACTAATGGACCTGATCCCTGAAATGTGCAATAAAACAA tGTTCTTTGGCAAAGTGGAGAGTTTGGCACTTGAAAATGATCAGCGTCATGTGGTGTTGAAAGTTGTGTGGCaggtcaacatgaaatcagaaaagGTCATCAAAGACCCATGGCTTCATGTGTCCCTGGATCACTGCAGCTCTCCTGCCACAGAGAGCGGCATGACCTACCTTTGGGAGGAAAACCATGATAGGAAGTACAAGCTTCTCTCTCACCCTGTTGACCTAACCTCTGACATGCAACTGTTATATGCTGTATGTTACCATAAAAAGGGATAA
- the LOC109078033 gene encoding galaxin-like isoform X3, with amino-acid sequence MEGSHHLHCCGNVSYKISESSCCNGNVTLGLSQLVADCCDSVSYNPLNEICCNGSILTRSSTHMKCCGKAMYLTTTHLCCGGDKIFEWKENHSCCGNETYDMTTHCCCTNLNLKVKPYNDTCCPKATDSDKKTKCQQGSLPTCTLPKVSELKCGSEPYNPQEKICCSGNLYKKASALTKCCGKDVYTLSDDNVLCCNGILHLNVPEQSECVGGVIYAPPNTICQMSARPRLGEHCCGGQTFNPRTHICCNGHSHNKTNGNYCCGSEVYDLHNQLLRCCSGHLYNLTRLSGEAECCGNHLLEYNNNQICCSSSTNAIIYDTKPNHRCCGHYYYNTSLWSCCAEHLKPTPKPDSSPAEYRLKPLMDLIPEMCNKTMFFGKVESLALENDQRHVVLKVVWQVNMKSEKVIKDPWLHVSLDHCSSPATESGMTYLWEENHDRKYKLLSHPVDLTSDMQLLYAVCYHKKG; translated from the exons ATGGAAGGCAGCCATCATCTGCACTGTTGTGGAAATGTGTCGTACAAGATCTCAGAAAGTTCCTGCTGTAATG GAAATGTAACTCTGGGATTAAGCCAGCTGGTGGCTGACTGCTGTGATTCTGTATCTTACAATCCCCTTAACGAGATTTGCTGTAATGGCAGCATACTGACACGAAGCAGCACTCACATGAAATGCTGTGGCAAAG CCATGTACCTGACAACGACTCATTTGTGTTGTGGTGGTGACAAAATATTTGAATGGAAGGAAAATCATTCTTGTTGTGGCAATGAAACATATGACATGACAACCCACTGCTGCTGCACTAACCTTAATCTAAAAGTAAAGCCTTATAATGACACTTGCTGTCCAAAAGCAACAG attctgataaaaaaacaaaatgccaaCAAGGCTCCCTTCCCACCTG CACACTCCCCAAAGTCTCAG AATTGAAGTGTGGGTCTGAACCTTACAATCCCCAGGAAAAAATATGTTGCTCAGGGAATCTGTATAAGAAGGCATCAGCACTTACTAAG TGCTGTGGCAAAGATGTTTACACTCTGTCAGATGACAATGTGCTGTGCTGTAATGGAATCCTTCATCTCAATGTGCCTGAGCAGTCAGAGTGTGTTGGAGGTGTTATATATGCTCCACCAAACACTATTTGCCAAATGTCTGCTCGCCCCCGTCTTGGTGAGCACTGCTGTGGAGGACAAACCTTCAATCCTCGCACACATATTTGCTGTAACGGACACAG cCACAACAAAACGAATGGCAATTATTGTTGTGGTTCAGAAGTCTATGACCTCCACAACCAGTTGTTGAGATGCTGCTCAGGTCATCTCTACAACCTAACACGTTTAAGTGGGGAAGCAGAGTGCTGTGGAAACCATCTGCTGGAATATAATAACAATCAGATTTGTTGTTCATCCTCAACCAATGCTATAATTTATGACACCAAACCAAACCACCGTTGCTGTGGGCATTACTACTACAACACATCCCTGTGGAGCTGCTGTGCTGAACATCTCAAACCAACACCAAAGCCTGACAGCTCTCCTGCAGAATACAGGCTTAAACCACTAATGGACCTGATCCCTGAAATGTGCAATAAAACAA tGTTCTTTGGCAAAGTGGAGAGTTTGGCACTTGAAAATGATCAGCGTCATGTGGTGTTGAAAGTTGTGTGGCaggtcaacatgaaatcagaaaagGTCATCAAAGACCCATGGCTTCATGTGTCCCTGGATCACTGCAGCTCTCCTGCCACAGAGAGCGGCATGACCTACCTTTGGGAGGAAAACCATGATAGGAAGTACAAGCTTCTCTCTCACCCTGTTGACCTAACCTCTGACATGCAACTGTTATATGCTGTATGTTACCATAAAAAGGGATAA